Genomic window (Candidatus Scalindua japonica):
TTTTTATAAGATCATGATCACTAAATCCCTTGGATTTTTGCAAGCGAATCGGATTTAACCAGAATTTAGCTTAGCCGTAAATCTTTCCCGTTTTACATGAATATGGGGTGGTTCTTTTGCGTCACTGGAATAAAAGTAAAAACGATAAGAACCAATTTTAGCAACAGTTGGCATTTTT
Coding sequences:
- a CDS encoding DUF4160 domain-containing protein, coding for MPTVAKIGSYRFYFYSSDAKEPPHIHVKRERFTAKLNSG